One Candidatus Thermoplasmatota archaeon DNA segment encodes these proteins:
- a CDS encoding Rab family GTPase — protein MATYVKKICLLGDGAVGKTSLIRRYVYDVFEDKYIATIGTKVTKKTISINSEEKITLLIYDILGQKKFEKLHSVYYRGASGALIVSDITRAETIEHMRSWCSSLFEVVGIVPVVLIVNKVDLKRYFPEELKKLSSEINAKYYFTSAKIGENVEEAFLTIAKSVIGI, from the coding sequence ATGGCAACATACGTTAAAAAAATCTGTTTGCTTGGTGATGGCGCTGTGGGTAAAACTTCGCTCATCAGAAGATATGTCTACGATGTATTTGAAGATAAATACATTGCTACAATTGGTACTAAAGTAACGAAAAAAACTATTTCTATAAATAGTGAAGAAAAGATTACGCTTCTTATCTACGATATATTAGGGCAGAAAAAATTTGAAAAATTACATTCTGTCTATTATCGTGGCGCTTCAGGCGCTTTAATAGTAAGTGATATTACAAGAGCAGAGACTATAGAGCACATGCGCTCTTGGTGCTCATCGCTATTTGAAGTTGTAGGCATTGTGCCTGTAGTGTTGATAGTCAACAAAGTAGACTTAAAAAGATATTTTCCTGAAGAGCTTAAAAAGCTCAGCTCCGAAATCAATGCTAAATATTACTTCACAAGTGCTAAAATAGGTGAAAATGTGGAAGAAGCTTTTCTAACAATTGCTAAGTCGGTTATTGGGATATAA
- a CDS encoding DUF835 domain-containing protein yields MIDKKLSFFVMPGNALKSLKDELRITIGDKETKFILERYGYRCGEELSEKIDVQCKKLEDLVEILETLWAEIGLGRAYASSIVDEELVVKFETEEYHTKGEYCDFIKGYINGIADKLLAKKFYCYEKECVTKGFECCVFHLIPIYEYLKPVRIKVSRKEGPRYKLERGCSYLLRDENTAKGYDIFMDAITNNYCGLLVTRDYPEKLRSRYKELCGIPILWLTDAEKEYAIAPEELSKLYYELVSFIKKAKNAFVLLAGVEYLLANNSFKSVLKFLQITKDQIAIYNAVLLLPLASKTISERELKMLEKELVIFES; encoded by the coding sequence ATGATAGATAAAAAACTATCTTTCTTTGTTATGCCTGGAAATGCACTAAAAAGTCTCAAAGACGAGCTAAGAATAACTATAGGCGATAAAGAAACTAAATTTATACTGGAGCGCTACGGATATAGATGTGGCGAGGAGCTTAGCGAGAAAATAGATGTGCAATGCAAAAAATTAGAAGATCTTGTGGAAATTTTAGAAACTTTATGGGCTGAGATAGGATTAGGAAGAGCTTATGCAAGCTCAATTGTTGATGAAGAGCTTGTAGTTAAATTCGAAACTGAAGAATATCATACTAAAGGTGAATATTGCGATTTTATTAAAGGCTATATTAATGGTATAGCTGATAAATTACTGGCTAAAAAATTCTATTGCTATGAAAAGGAATGCGTCACTAAAGGCTTTGAGTGTTGCGTATTCCACTTGATTCCTATCTATGAGTATCTCAAGCCTGTTAGAATAAAAGTATCTAGGAAGGAGGGCCCAAGATATAAGTTAGAGCGGGGATGCAGCTATTTACTGAGAGATGAAAACACAGCAAAAGGTTATGATATATTTATGGATGCTATAACCAATAACTATTGTGGCCTGCTAGTTACCAGAGACTATCCAGAAAAGCTCAGAAGTCGCTATAAGGAGCTTTGTGGCATACCCATACTTTGGCTTACAGACGCAGAAAAAGAATATGCAATAGCTCCTGAAGAGCTTTCAAAACTCTATTACGAGCTTGTGAGCTTTATCAAAAAAGCAAAGAATGCATTTGTACTGCTTGCAGGAGTAGAGTACCTACTCGCTAATAACAGCTTCAAGTCAGTACTAAAATTCTTGCAAATTACTAAAGATCAAATTGCAATTTATAACGCTGTGCTACTATTGCCGTTAGCGTCTAAAACTATTAGTGAGAGAGAGCTGAAAATGCTCGAGAAAGAGCTAGTAATATTCGAAAGCTAA